A genomic window from Paenibacillus sp. FSL K6-0276 includes:
- a CDS encoding DUF1129 family protein, giving the protein MKVKDMIKENNALREQMTPFNRSYFEDMILTMRASRVEALRAEELLLDAAKLLLKEQRKGKNAKQVFGENPDDYFKEIIDSVPTRPARSKWNYYLMIPCAALTCLFGILAIGGLFLQWTTGSPGMFEQISLFTLFAVGAGSIILIELIMKWISSLSENDAPKAKPFDIKGLGIYIAIAVVAIFIGIFLDRLFPVITLSPWVSLILFLIGGIGLKFIFFKQE; this is encoded by the coding sequence ATGAAAGTGAAAGATATGATTAAGGAAAATAACGCCCTGCGTGAGCAGATGACGCCTTTCAATCGGTCATATTTTGAAGATATGATCCTAACGATGCGGGCCAGTCGGGTAGAAGCACTCCGCGCAGAGGAACTTTTACTGGATGCAGCCAAGTTGCTTCTGAAAGAACAACGTAAAGGGAAAAATGCTAAACAGGTATTTGGCGAGAATCCGGATGATTATTTTAAAGAGATCATAGACAGTGTTCCTACACGCCCAGCGCGCAGCAAATGGAACTATTACTTGATGATTCCCTGCGCAGCTCTGACTTGCCTTTTCGGGATATTAGCTATAGGTGGGCTTTTCTTGCAATGGACTACCGGATCACCCGGGATGTTCGAACAGATCAGCCTCTTCACACTCTTCGCAGTGGGGGCAGGCTCCATTATCTTGATCGAACTCATTATGAAATGGATTTCCTCCTTGTCTGAGAACGATGCACCTAAAGCCAAACCATTTGATATCAAGGGCCTTGGCATCTATATCGCAATCGCCGTAGTTGCCATATTCATTGGCATATTCCTTGATCGATTGTTTCCGGTCATTACATTATCCCCATGGGTAAGCTTAATTCTTTTCCTCATCGGAGGAATTGGACTAAAGTTTATATTTTTCAAACAAGAATAA
- a CDS encoding alpha/beta fold hydrolase, producing the protein MERNIVIRHNGEELTASIHYPIKEKGTSTRCKDRLPLAVICHGFVGNRIGTDRIFVKAARELAQDGYMVIRFDYAGCGESSGNYGGEDMESMIAQTRAVLDYGISSADVDPQRVTLIGHSLGGAVALLTSIRDRCVKNLVLWASVGYPFNDIVKIVGRDAYDRSVKNGSADYVGYSFTPVYFNSLAAFQPFQEASKFSGDVLVIHGTSDDVIPVDYAFLYQKLFWTRPEGRCDKEIIFQGDHTFSSGPAQQQLLKRTREWMNEQEHVQTEWQNWMI; encoded by the coding sequence ATGGAACGGAATATTGTAATTCGGCATAACGGCGAAGAATTGACAGCGAGCATCCATTATCCGATTAAAGAGAAGGGAACTTCCACACGTTGCAAGGACAGATTGCCATTAGCTGTAATCTGCCATGGGTTTGTCGGTAACCGGATTGGAACTGATCGTATCTTTGTCAAAGCCGCGCGTGAGCTGGCGCAAGACGGGTATATGGTCATTCGTTTTGATTATGCGGGCTGCGGCGAGAGCAGTGGTAATTACGGCGGTGAGGATATGGAGTCGATGATCGCCCAGACTAGAGCTGTGCTCGATTACGGAATTAGCTCTGCTGATGTGGATCCACAGCGTGTGACGCTCATTGGCCACAGCCTGGGTGGCGCGGTTGCGCTACTGACAAGTATTCGTGACCGTTGCGTAAAGAATCTCGTGCTCTGGGCCTCCGTGGGATACCCCTTCAATGATATTGTGAAGATCGTAGGACGGGATGCGTATGATCGATCGGTGAAAAATGGATCAGCGGATTACGTGGGCTACTCCTTCACGCCGGTGTATTTCAATTCTTTGGCAGCCTTCCAGCCCTTCCAAGAGGCTAGCAAATTCAGCGGTGATGTACTCGTAATTCATGGTACGTCTGACGATGTCATCCCCGTGGATTACGCTTTTCTTTATCAAAAATTATTCTGGACGCGCCCTGAGGGACGTTGCGATAAAGAGATCATTTTTCAAGGCGATCATACCTTTTCTTCTGGGCCAGCACAGCAGCAACTGCTTAAGCGGACAAGAGAGTGGATGAACGAGCAGGAGCATGTGCAGACAGAGTGGCAAAATTGGATGATATAG
- a CDS encoding class III extradiol ring-cleavage dioxygenase, whose protein sequence is MKLPSFFIAHGSPLLALEDNEYTRFLERLGQELETPRGIVVFSAHWDSPEQLLTIDEQHETQHDFYGFPEEMYTLTYPAPGDPALTRRISELFKGNNLSHQPVLGRGLDHGVWVILKKIFPQADIPVVALSVDSLRSPKEQYNIGRMLAPLRDEGILLIGSGGLVHNLRMLNESDQPEEWALEFDAWIAKGLESWDLPSLFAYEKKAPHVRDAVPSYGREHFAPLFYAMGTADGSRKAERKFQEYQYGTLSLNCWKLD, encoded by the coding sequence ATGAAATTACCGTCATTTTTTATCGCGCACGGTTCTCCGCTCCTCGCACTGGAGGATAACGAGTATACCCGTTTTCTGGAGCGACTTGGTCAAGAACTAGAGACGCCACGGGGGATAGTAGTATTCTCAGCGCACTGGGATAGCCCCGAACAGCTACTCACCATTGACGAGCAGCATGAGACTCAACACGACTTCTACGGATTCCCTGAAGAAATGTACACGCTGACCTATCCAGCCCCAGGCGATCCGGCTCTCACCAGGCGGATTTCTGAGCTCTTCAAGGGTAACAATCTTTCACATCAGCCCGTTCTGGGGCGAGGACTCGATCATGGAGTCTGGGTGATACTGAAAAAAATATTTCCGCAAGCCGATATTCCAGTAGTCGCTTTATCCGTCGATTCGCTGCGTTCTCCCAAGGAGCAGTACAATATCGGGCGGATGCTAGCCCCTCTGCGTGACGAAGGCATACTGCTGATAGGAAGCGGTGGACTTGTTCACAATTTGCGGATGCTTAATGAAAGTGATCAGCCTGAAGAGTGGGCGCTTGAATTCGATGCGTGGATTGCCAAGGGTTTAGAATCCTGGGATTTGCCTTCACTGTTTGCTTATGAGAAAAAAGCTCCGCATGTACGAGATGCGGTTCCATCTTACGGAAGAGAGCATTTTGCACCTCTCTTTTATGCGATGGGAACAGCGGATGGCAGCAGGAAGGCAGAACGGAAATTTCAAGAGTACCAATACGGGACATTAAGCCTCAATTGCTGGAAGCTAGACTAA
- a CDS encoding DUF3048 domain-containing protein, which produces MKVNCSSSRLLSAIVLTTLLLSACGTQSANNEIAPTQQPTADPAPIETIQPSPTTDPSAELVSGLTGLPVSKDSLPRPLAVMINNAPAARPQSGVSEADILYEILAEGGITRLIGIFQSHTGVVKIGPIRSIRPYLLDIGESYGGVTVHAGGSPAAYAILQKEKKADMDEIGRAGAYFWRDKARKAPHNLYSNAAKLREGAEKLGFAKSVKVPGYLFNNPNYIPTGGVQAAEFSVNFLLKSYKIDYKYDTQHQTYQRYVNGKPHLDLNNDKPVEAANVMVMGADHKVLDDVGRIQVDVELGGEALLFQRGQVTKGRWSREPDDVIRFVKEDGKEALMYPGITHILVVPNAPSFSSHVVYGGVDSAT; this is translated from the coding sequence ATGAAAGTAAATTGCTCTTCTTCCCGTCTGCTATCTGCCATTGTACTGACTACCTTATTGCTCTCCGCTTGCGGAACACAGAGTGCCAATAATGAAATTGCCCCGACACAGCAACCCACCGCAGATCCTGCGCCTATTGAAACTATCCAACCATCGCCTACTACAGATCCATCTGCTGAGCTCGTATCTGGATTGACAGGTCTTCCGGTTTCTAAAGACAGTCTCCCACGTCCCTTGGCCGTTATGATTAATAATGCTCCAGCTGCCCGGCCACAGTCGGGGGTAAGTGAAGCGGATATTTTGTATGAGATCCTTGCTGAAGGTGGCATCACGCGGTTGATTGGTATTTTTCAGAGCCATACTGGAGTGGTCAAAATCGGACCTATTCGCAGTATCCGCCCCTATCTGCTGGATATTGGCGAGAGCTACGGTGGTGTGACAGTGCATGCCGGAGGGAGTCCGGCGGCTTATGCGATTTTGCAAAAAGAGAAAAAAGCAGATATGGACGAGATCGGTCGTGCCGGAGCCTATTTCTGGCGGGACAAAGCACGTAAAGCTCCCCATAATCTCTATAGTAATGCAGCAAAGCTGCGGGAAGGTGCCGAGAAGCTCGGGTTTGCGAAAAGTGTGAAGGTGCCGGGGTATCTTTTTAACAATCCAAATTACATACCAACAGGCGGAGTGCAAGCCGCTGAATTTAGCGTAAACTTCTTACTTAAAAGTTATAAAATTGACTATAAATACGATACTCAGCACCAGACCTATCAGCGTTATGTGAATGGCAAGCCGCATTTGGATCTGAATAACGATAAGCCAGTAGAAGCGGCAAATGTGATGGTGATGGGAGCCGATCATAAAGTGCTTGATGATGTTGGAAGAATTCAGGTTGATGTGGAGCTTGGCGGGGAAGCGCTACTCTTTCAGCGGGGACAGGTCACGAAGGGTAGATGGTCGCGTGAGCCAGATGATGTGATCCGGTTTGTAAAAGAGGATGGCAAAGAGGCGCTGATGTATCCAGGAATCACCCATATTTTGGTCGTCCCTAATGCACCTTCATTTAGCAGTCATGTGGTATACGGCGGGGTAGATAGTGCAACCTAA
- a CDS encoding DUF47 family protein gives MKLRKKDIFFETLENMADTIVQAADYFAQNITDLRNNVDNFAAEMKKYESQCDTYTHTVIKELNKTFITPLERDDIMDLITSMDDVIDGLEASASRFYMYNLLDPDEYIVQFAEILRQSAYEIQKAVHLLSQKKLLAIREYTIRLNDLENQGDEVLRICTKALFETVKDPIELIKRKELYERLETTTDKCEDVANMLESIIMRNS, from the coding sequence ATGAAGTTGAGAAAAAAGGACATATTCTTTGAGACGCTAGAAAATATGGCGGATACGATTGTCCAAGCTGCAGATTATTTTGCTCAAAATATCACTGATCTCCGGAATAATGTCGATAATTTCGCTGCAGAGATGAAGAAGTACGAATCCCAATGTGATACCTACACGCACACCGTAATTAAGGAATTGAACAAGACGTTCATTACGCCACTTGAACGTGACGACATTATGGACTTGATTACAAGCATGGATGATGTCATTGATGGCTTGGAGGCATCTGCCTCACGTTTCTATATGTACAACCTGCTGGACCCGGATGAATACATTGTACAATTCGCCGAAATCCTTCGTCAGAGTGCCTATGAAATCCAAAAAGCGGTTCATTTGCTCTCCCAGAAGAAGTTGCTGGCGATTCGTGAATATACGATCCGTCTGAATGACCTTGAGAATCAAGGGGACGAAGTGCTTCGTATTTGTACTAAAGCTTTGTTTGAAACCGTTAAAGACCCGATTGAGCTGATTAAGCGTAAAGAATTATATGAGCGGCTCGAGACTACTACAGATAAATGTGAAGATGTAGCCAACATGCTGGAATCGATCATCATGCGCAACTCATAA
- a CDS encoding inorganic phosphate transporter, whose product METSIWILGIVIFLALAFDFINGFHDTANAIATAVSTRALKPRTAIIMAATMNFVGALMFTGVAKKIGGSITDPTILDNGLDIIIATLIASIIWNLITWWLGIPSSSSHALIGAMAGAVYVGAGSSYINWSGFVEIVEGLIFSPLIAFVIGYIIMTILKWIFAKRSPHSVNKGFRSMQVVTAALQSFTHGTNDAQKAMGIITFALVTSGHQENMDFIPLWVKVAAATAMALGTSIGGWKIIKTMGTKIFKIEPINGFAADISAASVIFTATLLHLPVSSTHAITSAILGVGSAKRFSAVKWGVAGRIVITWFITIPISAVLAGLIFKIIF is encoded by the coding sequence ATGGAAACATCGATATGGATTCTTGGAATAGTTATATTTCTCGCACTTGCATTCGACTTTATTAATGGATTCCATGATACAGCCAACGCAATTGCTACCGCTGTCTCTACACGTGCGTTAAAACCTCGTACAGCTATTATAATGGCAGCTACGATGAACTTTGTCGGAGCTTTGATGTTTACGGGCGTAGCCAAAAAGATCGGCGGAAGTATCACAGACCCCACCATACTGGATAACGGTCTTGATATCATAATAGCAACGCTGATTGCTTCGATTATTTGGAATTTGATCACTTGGTGGCTCGGGATTCCCTCCTCCTCCTCACACGCGCTGATCGGTGCTATGGCTGGTGCGGTATATGTTGGAGCAGGTTCGTCCTATATCAACTGGAGTGGTTTCGTTGAAATCGTCGAGGGGTTAATTTTCTCCCCACTGATTGCATTTGTTATCGGTTATATTATCATGACGATCTTGAAATGGATTTTTGCAAAACGCAGTCCGCACTCGGTTAACAAGGGCTTCCGCTCTATGCAGGTTGTGACGGCAGCATTACAATCGTTTACTCATGGTACGAATGATGCGCAGAAGGCGATGGGGATCATTACCTTTGCCCTCGTAACTTCGGGACACCAAGAGAATATGGATTTTATCCCACTGTGGGTTAAAGTGGCTGCAGCTACGGCTATGGCGCTCGGTACCTCCATTGGTGGCTGGAAGATTATCAAGACCATGGGAACGAAGATTTTCAAAATCGAACCGATCAACGGCTTCGCGGCCGATATTTCCGCGGCTTCTGTTATTTTCACCGCAACGCTGTTACATTTGCCAGTCAGCTCAACTCATGCGATCACTTCGGCGATCTTGGGTGTTGGCTCCGCGAAACGGTTCTCCGCAGTGAAATGGGGAGTAGCCGGACGTATTGTAATCACTTGGTTTATCACGATTCCAATCAGTGCGGTATTAGCTGGTCTGATTTTCAAAATCATTTTTTAA
- a CDS encoding IS4 family transposase, whose product MGIVPDQTVISQCLQLLDLPETLCDILDYRAQKLTVRGAIFLFIEAQLARREEPIAIEEHLRSNENLQALVGTTSISASRFSRKLNELPTFLLQYAFQEINRRIAQTLRESSHVQVRDLKKLTIIDSTTISLPNFHGQWAYCSKKQNSVKMHTYLCADFPDMAYPSKVILSTGAVADSEVTIELLTDKNTTYVMDRGYINYAFFKKWAEAEIRFVARIQTNSKTKVIHERPILEEDYGLLRDADVEMVVPKEPDQKVTLRLVEFKDDKGRLYRVVTTRWEISAREIANLYRDRWMIELFFKWMKQHLHLAKLYSYKPDAVWNQIYMTLLAYGLCILVKLQTKTTKSTWEVLKLVRIYVMESWEKFLVALSRQPARSSKGRQKKKKSGRPRIHPIKKKALKKILEQI is encoded by the coding sequence ATGGGTATCGTACCAGACCAAACCGTTATTAGTCAATGTCTTCAATTGTTAGATTTACCAGAAACACTCTGTGACATCTTAGATTATCGGGCTCAAAAGCTTACCGTTCGCGGCGCAATTTTTCTTTTCATCGAAGCTCAATTAGCTCGGCGTGAAGAGCCTATTGCCATAGAAGAGCATTTACGTTCTAATGAAAATTTGCAGGCTCTAGTAGGAACAACATCAATTAGCGCCTCCCGTTTCTCACGTAAATTGAACGAATTACCTACGTTTCTGCTTCAGTACGCTTTTCAAGAAATCAATCGACGTATTGCACAGACTTTGCGAGAATCATCCCATGTACAAGTGCGAGATTTAAAAAAGCTAACGATCATCGACTCCACCACCATCTCTTTACCTAACTTTCACGGTCAGTGGGCCTACTGCAGTAAAAAGCAAAATAGCGTAAAAATGCATACCTACCTCTGCGCAGATTTTCCGGATATGGCTTATCCAAGCAAAGTTATTTTATCGACGGGAGCTGTAGCTGACTCGGAAGTGACGATCGAACTTCTCACAGATAAAAACACAACCTATGTGATGGATCGTGGATACATTAACTATGCTTTTTTCAAGAAATGGGCAGAAGCAGAAATTCGTTTTGTTGCGCGAATACAGACAAATAGCAAGACGAAAGTTATCCATGAACGGCCTATTCTAGAAGAAGACTACGGTCTTTTACGAGACGCCGATGTCGAAATGGTGGTTCCTAAGGAGCCTGATCAAAAAGTAACACTGCGATTGGTTGAATTCAAAGATGATAAAGGCCGACTCTATCGCGTGGTTACAACAAGGTGGGAGATCTCGGCACGAGAAATCGCAAACTTGTACCGAGATCGCTGGATGATCGAGCTTTTCTTCAAATGGATGAAGCAGCACCTTCATCTAGCTAAGTTATACAGTTACAAACCCGATGCTGTATGGAACCAAATCTACATGACACTTTTGGCCTACGGCCTATGCATCCTAGTAAAGTTGCAAACGAAAACAACAAAAAGTACATGGGAAGTGCTAAAGTTAGTTCGCATTTACGTGATGGAGAGCTGGGAAAAATTTCTTGTGGCTTTAAGCAGGCAACCCGCCCGAAGTTCGAAAGGACGTCAAAAGAAGAAAAAGAGTGGGCGGCCTCGTATTCATCCCATCAAGAAAAAAGCGCTGAAAAAGATACTTGAACAGATCTAA
- the corA gene encoding magnesium/cobalt transporter CorA — MIRTLAVTHTGEVLTEMPLQDIRREDYAWIWADFATPTAEETLLLDQYFHFHPLAIEDCMHVLQRPKLDHYEEVQFFVLHALNENTLDAEEVDLFLSANYLVSYHHQEKSEMNEAWEQVKREIHSRKGWSGGPMAAAYTVMDKLVDKYFPCLYSLEDELADLESSGSSESVEDLMSQVFNVRGRLLKMRRTIVPMRDLMYRIVNSQHVLSNGEERIYFGDIYDHLLKLSDMIEADREMTADLRDSYISLNSNRMNSIMKTLTVITTVFMPLTLIAGIYGMNFVVMPELEWKYGYFGVLLFMLVVGVGMFRWFRRSGWFK, encoded by the coding sequence ATGATACGTACACTTGCAGTCACGCATACAGGTGAGGTGCTGACAGAGATGCCTCTACAAGATATCCGGCGGGAGGATTATGCATGGATATGGGCAGACTTTGCTACACCTACGGCAGAGGAGACGCTGCTGCTGGATCAATATTTTCATTTTCACCCTTTGGCGATTGAGGACTGTATGCATGTGCTGCAGCGGCCGAAGCTGGATCATTATGAGGAAGTGCAGTTTTTTGTGCTGCATGCGCTGAATGAGAATACGCTGGACGCTGAAGAGGTTGACCTTTTTTTGAGCGCGAATTATCTAGTATCCTATCATCATCAAGAAAAGTCAGAGATGAACGAAGCCTGGGAACAGGTGAAGCGTGAAATACATAGTCGTAAAGGCTGGTCGGGCGGTCCGATGGCGGCTGCTTATACAGTAATGGACAAGCTGGTAGATAAGTATTTTCCATGCCTCTACAGTTTAGAGGACGAGCTTGCTGATCTGGAGAGCAGTGGAAGCAGTGAGTCGGTCGAGGATTTGATGAGCCAAGTGTTTAATGTGCGAGGAAGGCTTCTAAAGATGCGGCGGACGATTGTGCCGATGCGCGATTTGATGTACCGGATCGTAAATTCGCAGCATGTCCTGAGCAATGGCGAGGAACGGATTTATTTTGGCGATATCTATGACCATTTGTTAAAACTGTCTGATATGATTGAGGCTGATCGAGAAATGACCGCGGATCTACGTGATAGCTACATTTCCCTCAATTCTAACCGGATGAATTCGATTATGAAAACACTAACAGTAATCACCACCGTATTCATGCCGCTGACGCTGATCGCCGGGATCTATGGAATGAACTTTGTGGTGATGCCTGAACTCGAATGGAAGTATGGTTATTTTGGCGTTCTGCTGTTTATGCTGGTGGTGGGCGTTGGTATGTTCAGATGGTTCCGGCGTAGTGGATGGTTTAAGTAA
- a CDS encoding tyrosine protein kinase: MPDHYYNHSRRGQRSLSDTYNASAYPGLSPYAPSSLPGESGILPALGAEATAETALALPVAEATTKASGGLAGLLSGLGGGGGIGGNMEQIKGIIDRMGGIDGIVNSMGKVQKVMSGFQQMAPMVKLLMGSFGKGKGAAGALAAEEDAALFSPNRRKKRRSTSQRRKSSTTTRRRSTPSTGKRRRK, from the coding sequence ATGCCTGATCATTACTATAATCATTCCCGCCGGGGCCAGCGTTCACTGTCCGATACGTATAATGCATCTGCCTACCCCGGCCTCAGTCCATATGCACCTTCATCCCTCCCAGGAGAGAGCGGTATCCTTCCCGCTTTAGGAGCAGAAGCTACCGCTGAAACGGCGCTAGCGCTTCCCGTCGCTGAAGCCACAACAAAAGCCAGTGGCGGTCTTGCCGGACTGCTTAGCGGCTTAGGCGGCGGTGGCGGAATTGGTGGGAATATGGAGCAAATCAAAGGTATCATCGACCGAATGGGCGGCATTGACGGGATCGTAAACTCTATGGGTAAAGTGCAGAAGGTGATGTCCGGCTTCCAGCAGATGGCTCCAATGGTTAAGCTCTTAATGGGTAGCTTCGGCAAAGGAAAAGGGGCAGCAGGCGCATTAGCAGCCGAAGAAGATGCCGCTCTGTTCAGCCCGAATCGACGCAAAAAAAGACGTTCCACCTCACAACGTCGCAAATCGTCCACAACCACACGCCGGCGCTCTACTCCCTCTACCGGAAAACGTCGCCGCAAATAG
- a CDS encoding YerC/YecD family TrpR-related protein, whose translation MQLKKLNDKSIDQLFDAILTLKNMEECYVFFDDLCTVNEIQALSQRLEVARMLGKGSTYNQIEGETGASTATISRVKRCLNYGNDGYKLTLERLGR comes from the coding sequence ATGCAGCTGAAGAAGCTAAACGATAAAAGTATCGACCAATTATTTGACGCTATTTTAACGTTAAAAAATATGGAAGAATGTTACGTTTTCTTTGATGATTTGTGCACTGTGAACGAGATTCAAGCGCTGTCGCAGCGACTGGAAGTAGCGCGTATGCTCGGCAAAGGCTCGACTTACAACCAGATCGAAGGAGAGACGGGTGCAAGCACAGCTACGATTTCCCGTGTAAAACGTTGTCTGAACTACGGTAATGATGGATATAAATTAACGTTGGAACGTCTGGGACGCTAA
- a CDS encoding CbiX/SirB N-terminal domain-containing protein yields the protein MLPGVLIISHGSRDEAWVSIVEEAVSGLSLGEEILVVVSFLELVEGRLIQDGIYELEHAGVTDIIVIPLFVSSGSTHVDEIEYALGAKPEPERETDLALFSVKAKVHYGYPIDDDPDIAVMIWDKLRELSTEPKREMILLVGHGSVYDGFRQRWQQGISSLAGRVREVSGVAAADYGLLNPDSVRIKVEYWQEQGHEVLVAPLFLSEGYFTKHVVPNKLNGLTYRYSGQTLLPHPLFPHWIERQVETLLEQIRNNHEK from the coding sequence ATGTTGCCGGGCGTACTTATTATCAGTCACGGCTCCCGCGACGAGGCTTGGGTTTCGATCGTGGAAGAAGCTGTAAGCGGATTATCGCTAGGTGAAGAGATTCTTGTTGTGGTCTCTTTTTTAGAGCTGGTAGAGGGCCGTCTGATTCAAGATGGAATATATGAACTGGAACATGCTGGGGTCACAGATATTATTGTGATCCCATTGTTCGTTTCTTCGGGAAGTACACATGTCGATGAAATAGAATATGCACTAGGCGCCAAACCTGAGCCTGAACGTGAGACGGATTTAGCGCTGTTCTCAGTGAAAGCTAAGGTTCACTACGGTTATCCTATCGACGATGACCCAGACATCGCTGTAATGATCTGGGACAAGCTGCGTGAGCTGTCTACGGAACCAAAGCGAGAGATGATTCTACTTGTGGGTCATGGCAGCGTATATGACGGCTTCCGGCAGCGCTGGCAGCAAGGCATCTCTTCGCTGGCGGGACGTGTGCGTGAGGTGAGCGGCGTAGCTGCGGCCGACTATGGTTTGTTGAATCCGGATAGTGTAAGAATCAAGGTTGAGTATTGGCAGGAGCAGGGTCACGAGGTGCTGGTGGCGCCGCTTTTTTTGAGTGAAGGCTATTTCACTAAGCATGTGGTTCCGAACAAACTTAATGGATTAACTTACAGGTATTCCGGTCAAACGCTTCTGCCCCACCCCCTTTTTCCGCATTGGATTGAGAGACAGGTAGAGACACTCCTCGAACAAATTCGAAATAATCATGAAAAATAG
- a CDS encoding diacylglycerol kinase yields the protein MKTARLIYNPTSGREEMKKRLADILDRLDTGGIEASCHATTGEGDATLAAADAVERGYDLIIAAGGDGTLNEVINGMAEKPNLPPLGVLPIGTTNDFARAMGIPKNWEDSCDLILSQESRLIDIGKANDRYFINIAGGGSLTELTYEVPSKLKTMIGQLAYYLKGIEKMVSLSPQELIVRANGQEVIHDEFMLFLIANTNSVGGFEKLAPGARIDDGLLDVIAVKKCNLAEFVRLVRLALRGEHLQDKKVIYFRTDAMDVISPGHVQLNLDGELGGELPGRFRILPQHLRIFAENN from the coding sequence ATGAAAACTGCGAGATTGATTTATAATCCCACTTCTGGACGGGAAGAAATGAAGAAGCGGCTCGCCGATATTTTGGACCGGCTGGATACGGGTGGCATTGAAGCCTCCTGCCATGCAACAACCGGAGAAGGCGATGCTACGTTAGCTGCTGCGGATGCAGTGGAACGCGGTTATGATCTGATCATAGCAGCCGGTGGTGATGGCACTTTAAATGAAGTTATTAATGGTATGGCGGAGAAGCCTAATCTTCCCCCGCTCGGCGTATTGCCGATTGGTACTACAAATGATTTTGCACGTGCGATGGGGATCCCAAAGAATTGGGAGGATTCCTGTGATCTGATCCTTAGCCAAGAGTCACGTCTGATTGACATCGGTAAAGCAAATGACCGTTATTTCATTAATATTGCAGGCGGCGGTAGCTTAACCGAACTGACATATGAAGTTCCCAGTAAGCTGAAGACCATGATAGGGCAGCTTGCTTATTATTTAAAGGGTATTGAAAAAATGGTCAGCCTATCTCCTCAGGAACTAATCGTCCGAGCCAATGGCCAGGAAGTCATTCATGATGAGTTCATGCTGTTCCTAATCGCAAATACGAATTCCGTTGGCGGCTTCGAAAAGCTTGCTCCTGGCGCTCGAATCGATGACGGTCTGTTAGACGTTATTGCGGTTAAAAAATGCAACCTAGCAGAGTTTGTCCGTTTGGTCAGATTAGCCCTTCGCGGCGAGCATTTGCAGGATAAGAAGGTTATATATTTCCGTACGGATGCGATGGATGTAATCTCTCCAGGACATGTCCAATTGAACTTGGACGGCGAACTGGGTGGAGAGCTGCCAGGGCGATTCCGGATTTTGCCACAGCATTTGCGGATTTTTGCTGAGAATAACTGA